A genomic segment from Thermotoga neapolitana DSM 4359 encodes:
- a CDS encoding 3'-5' exonuclease, with protein sequence MIWNDIIFCVVDTETTGTDPFGGDRIIEIAAVPVFKGKIFSNRAFHSLVNPHVRIPALIQKVHGISNEEVEEAPDMGTVYERFRDYVKGTVLVFHNANFDLTFLDMMAKETRNFPLTNAYIDTLDISQEVFGRPHSLKWLCEKLGIRDKIEHRALSDALVTAKVFVRLVKLLGEHKVDDFIRKKWG encoded by the coding sequence ATGATATGGAACGACATCATTTTCTGCGTCGTGGACACGGAGACCACCGGAACAGATCCTTTTGGTGGAGACCGGATCATCGAAATAGCCGCTGTTCCTGTGTTCAAAGGAAAGATCTTTTCGAACAGGGCGTTTCACTCTCTGGTGAATCCCCACGTTAGAATACCCGCCCTGATACAGAAAGTACACGGAATCAGCAACGAAGAAGTGGAAGAGGCCCCCGATATGGGAACGGTTTATGAACGCTTCAGGGACTATGTGAAAGGGACCGTTCTTGTCTTCCACAACGCCAACTTCGATCTCACGTTTCTAGATATGATGGCAAAAGAAACCAGAAACTTTCCACTGACGAACGCCTACATAGACACACTGGACATCTCCCAGGAGGTCTTCGGAAGACCGCATTCACTGAAATGGCTCTGCGAAAAACTGGGAATAAGAGATAAGATAGAACACCGGGCGCTCTCCGATGCCCTGGTGACGGCAAAGGTTTTCGTTCGGCTCGTGAAACTGCTTGGCGAACACAAGGTGGACGATTTCATACGAAAGAAATGGGGGTAA
- a CDS encoding VIT1/CCC1 transporter family protein, whose amino-acid sequence MKEILEFQRKEITEYHVYRKLAKKVSGKNAEILLSIAEDEKRHYEMFRKITGKETKPSMLLVFWYILLATLFGLTFALKLMERNEKKAEKAYEKIDIPEVVRIMKDEERHEEEILNMLDEERLNYVSSMVLGLNDALVELTGALAGLTFAFQNTKIVGLSGLITGIAAAFSMAASEYLSQRAEEQTEKTSPLKAALYTGIAYIVTVAILVAPFLILENPFVALVFTLIGATLVVLFFTFFVSVVKEKRFGSYFLEMFLLSFGVAAFSFLVGVIARRIFGIEI is encoded by the coding sequence TTGAAGGAAATACTTGAGTTCCAAAGAAAAGAGATCACAGAGTATCACGTTTACAGAAAGCTGGCAAAAAAGGTCTCTGGAAAGAACGCAGAGATCCTTCTCTCCATAGCCGAAGATGAAAAAAGACACTACGAGATGTTCAGAAAGATCACAGGGAAAGAGACAAAGCCATCGATGCTTCTGGTCTTCTGGTACATACTACTTGCCACTCTGTTTGGTCTCACCTTTGCCCTGAAACTCATGGAGAGGAACGAGAAAAAGGCCGAAAAAGCCTACGAGAAGATAGACATTCCCGAAGTGGTCAGGATCATGAAAGACGAAGAAAGACACGAAGAAGAAATCCTGAACATGCTCGACGAGGAGCGCTTGAACTACGTCAGTTCCATGGTTCTTGGCCTCAACGATGCCCTGGTTGAGTTGACAGGAGCACTCGCGGGGCTCACCTTTGCCTTTCAGAACACCAAGATAGTGGGACTTTCTGGCCTGATAACGGGCATAGCAGCCGCCTTTTCCATGGCCGCCTCTGAGTATCTCTCCCAGAGAGCAGAAGAACAAACCGAAAAAACCAGTCCTCTGAAGGCTGCACTGTACACGGGTATTGCCTACATTGTCACCGTAGCGATACTGGTGGCTCCTTTTCTCATTCTGGAGAACCCCTTTGTGGCTCTGGTTTTCACACTGATCGGTGCCACTCTTGTTGTCCTTTTTTTCACTTTCTTTGTCTCCGTAGTCAAGGAAAAGAGGTTCGGCAGTTACTTTCTGGAGATGTTCCTTCTCAGTTTTGGTGTTGCCGCTTTCTCTTTCCTGGTTGGGGTGATTGCCCGAAGGATCTTTGGAATCGAAATATGA